DNA from Elaeis guineensis isolate ETL-2024a chromosome 2, EG11, whole genome shotgun sequence:
TCCAGGAGCTGTGCGTGGAGCTGGAGGAGGAGCGGAACGCGTCGTCGACGGCGGCGAGCGAGGCCATGTCGATGATCCTCCGGCTCCAGCGGGAGAAGGCCGAGGTCCAGATGGAGGCCCGCCAATTCAAGCGCTTCGCCGAGGAGAAGATGGCCCACGACCAGCGCGAGCTCGCCGCCCTCGACGACCTCCTCTACAAGCGCGACCAGGTCCTCCAGTCCCTGTCCTACGAGCTCCAGGCCTGCAAGCACCGCCTCCTCAGCTACGGCATCGCCCCTGATGCGGACGATTACCCCCAGACCCCTGCTGCTGCCGCTGCTGACAGCCCTCGATTCGACGACCTCCTGGCCGACGACAATTACCCTCAGCTGAGATGCAACATCCCAGGCGATGACAATTATATGGATGCCACTGATCTTGACAAATATGCTTTTGGGGAGACCCCGACCAAGGAAGAGGAGGAGCTCCAGAACCTGGAACATCGGACTTACCGGCTCGCGACGACATCTGATGGCAGCCATGTGATGGAGAAGGGCGTCGTGGGGCAGTCCCCATGCCGGCCGGGCCATTTCCGACAGCCCTCTCCTGATAGCTGTGGTTCGTACTCGTTCCCCGGTAGGGATGATGGGCAGGAGGAGTTCAAGAACCAGGATGAATTCCCGGTCACAGTGGATCGCCCATTGGATGATGTCGGTGGGGACGATGCTGCGAGTGATAGGGTGTACACAATTGATGCAGTGCATGGGGTCCTGAATGTTGGGGTATGCGAGGGCCATGAGGACACACCGAGGGAGAAGAGGAAAAGAGACAAACTAgatggagaggaggaggaaggggcGACAGACATAAagaagctatacaagaggttgcAGGCACTGGAGGCTGATAGAGAGTCGATGAGGCAGGCCATCATCTCGATGCGGACAGAGAAGGCTCAGCTGGTGCTGCTGAAGGAGATTGCTCAGCAGCTTTGTAAGGAGGTGGCACCTCAGAGGGAGATCGTCCAGAAGAAGCCTTTGATCACCAGCTTTTCAGTCATTTCTGTGGTCAAGGTAATTTATGTGGTTTTGTTATTTGTTGCATTTTAATTGAGCGGTTGAACGAATTGTTCTGCTTTAGCATATGATTTGTTTGTTTGTTCttggaattgtttgaatatttggaACTGTCAGACAATTCAATTTCGAAATTGAAATTAGTTCCCACTCTTGTATTAGATACATGTTTTTGCAGCATAAGGTTGCATTACTTTCTAGTAGATTTAATTACTCTTCTAGTAGATTTAGGTATGGAATTGTTAGCATTTGAGGGTTGCATTACCATTCTTCTAGCTGGTCGGGCTGCCCATGCTATGATTATGAACTTGTATcaataagttaagatgcatgcaCTTTTAGATTCTTGGCACTGCCATCTCCATTTTCTTTCCATTAGTCATGTGCTTGGATTGGTACGAGGAGATGCTCTTAGATATTTACTTTTAGATATCTCTTCTActagatgtaaaaaaaaaaaaaagggaagaagaagattcaacCATATAACACAGATGGTTGTTGATTAAATTTCTATAAATGATATCTTCATTTAGATGTGTAGTAACTAGTTCCACAATGCTTAATCTGACATTCTGGCTGTTAAGATGGCAGTTTTGTTGAATTGTAACCCTAAGCCTTGAAGCACATTTGAAATCACACACTTTTGATGATTTTCCAAATTGATGCTAGGGATGTGCTTTCTTTTATATCACTCAGAAAAATTTTTATCTCATTGTTGATATGTTTGCAACTAATCTAAAGCTCAGATCATGGTTTGAGAAAGAATAAAATTGATACAAGCTATCTGTCTATCCATAGCACTGTACATTTCATTATTAAACTCTGAACATGTTAGCAGTCTCATTTTATTCTTCAAGATACATCAGTGCTTGTATAGAAATAATGATGCAAGATACTGCATTATCATTAAGTGCTTTACTGGATTTGGTATGACTATTTGGCAGATTTTATGCACCATAAACTGCTATAATTGGTTGTGATTGGTTTCTGCaagcaaaattttttcatcgtatgTCATAtaattctttttggatttttgttGCTTTCCTGTATGTCTAACTTCTTATGTTTCTTGTCATTCATCCAGTGGATCGTATCATTGGTTTTCTGGAGAAAGAAAGCAACTCGAAGCAAGTATGTTCACATGTTATGTGAAAATGATATTGCTGTACTTGTA
Protein-coding regions in this window:
- the LOC105036094 gene encoding myosin-binding protein 7, coding for MDSERSSPECLCASCPCCSPPSTIWRRSVKRKLDPAEDETRGDPPVAGDVARVEVANEVAALREALATQQQTIQELCVELEEERNASSTAASEAMSMILRLQREKAEVQMEARQFKRFAEEKMAHDQRELAALDDLLYKRDQVLQSLSYELQACKHRLLSYGIAPDADDYPQTPAAAAADSPRFDDLLADDNYPQLRCNIPGDDNYMDATDLDKYAFGETPTKEEEELQNLEHRTYRLATTSDGSHVMEKGVVGQSPCRPGHFRQPSPDSCGSYSFPGRDDGQEEFKNQDEFPVTVDRPLDDVGGDDAASDRVYTIDAVHGVLNVGVCEGHEDTPREKRKRDKLDGEEEEGATDIKKLYKRLQALEADRESMRQAIISMRTEKAQLVLLKEIAQQLCKEVAPQREIVQKKPLITSFSVISVVKWIVSLVFWRKKATRSKYTFGHSNNNVGLLLLLEKSPRMSQWRCLTTTEG